In Rhodanobacter denitrificans, the sequence GGACAGCCGGGCGGCCAGCCGCATGCCGATCGCCACGCCCTCGCCGTGCAGCAGGGCGGTGTAGTGGCCGGCGGTTTCCAGGGCGTGGCCGAAGGTGTGGCCGAAGTTGAGCAGCGCGCGTTCGCCTTGCTCGGTTTCGTCGCGCGCAACCACGCCGGCCTTGTAGGTGACCTTGCGCGCGATCGCTTCCATCACTGTGGCGGGATCCCGCGCGGCGAGTGCGGCGGCGTGCCGTTCCAGCCAGGCGAAGAACGGCTCGTCGCCGATCGCCGCACCCTTCACCACCTCGGCCAGGCCGGCGCGGTATTCGCGCTCGGGCAGGGTCGCCAGGGTGTCGATGTCGGCGATCACCGCGCGCGGCTGGTGGAACGCGCCGGCGAGGTTCTTGCCGACCGGCAGGTTCACGCCGGTCTTGCCGCCGACCGAGGAGTCGACCATCGCCAGCAAGGTGGTCGGCATCTGGATGAAGTCGATGCCGCGCATCCAGCACGCCGCGCTGAAGCCGGCCAGGTCGCCGACCACGCCGCCGCCCAGCGCGATCACGCAGGCGTCGCGGGTGGCGCCGAGTGCGCCCAGTGCTTCCAGCGCGCGGCCCACGTTGGCGAACGTCTTGTGCATCTCGCCGTCGTCGAGCAGGAACGACGACCAACGCAGCCCGTCCAGCCCCGCCTCGATGCGCGGCAGGTACAGCGGCGCCACCGTGGTGTTGCTGACCACCAGCGCGTGCCGGCCGCGCAGCATCGCGCGCCAGCGCGCGTGGTCGCCGAGCAGGCCGGCGCCGATCCACACCGGATAGCTGCGCTGGCCGAGGGCGACGGTGATGGTCTGTGGTGTGGAGTCGTTCATGCCGTCTGCCTGGGGGCCGCGCCGCGGCGCTGCCAATGGTGGTCGATCAGCGCGATGCAGCGTTCGCCGGCGGTGGCGACGCTGCCGTGCTCGCCGGGTACCGCGAGATCGGCCAGTTCGCGGTAGAGCGGCTCGCGCACCTGCGCCATCGCCTGCAGCCGCTCGCGGCGGTCGGGTACCGCCAGCAGCGGGCGGCGGTGGTCGCGCTCCAGCCGTTCCAGTTGCTGTTCGATCGTGGTCTGCAGCCACACCACGTAGCCGCGCTCGCGCAGAAGCTGCCGGTTGGGGGCGGTGAGCACCACGCCGGCGCCGGTGGCCAGCAGCACGCCGGCGCGACGGCTGCATTCGTCCAGCAACGCACTCTCGCGCTGGCGGAAACCCGCCTCGCCCTCGATCTCGAACACCCTGTTCACGTCCACGCCGCAATGACGCTCGATCTCCTGATCGAGATCGACGAAGCTCAGGCCATAATGCGCGGCAAGCCGTCGCCCGATCGAGGTCTTGCCGGCACCGGTGGGACCGATGAGGAACAGGTTGGACGACGGGTTCATGGGCAGATGCTAACAGGGCAGGTCGGCCCGGGCAGCGCAACGGGAGGATGGTGGTGAGCGAACGTGTCCTGCTGGCCGGGTGCGGCGATCTGGGCGAACGCGTGGCGCAACGCCTGCGCGCGCGCGGCGACGAGGTCTGGGCGCTGCGGCGCCGGCCGCCGGCGCGCGGCGGGCACGGCATCCACTGGCTGCGCGGCGACCTGGCCGATCCGGCCAGCCTGCATGGACTGCCGGCCGGGATCACCCGGCTGGTCTATCTGCCGGCGCCGACGACGCGCGACAAGGCGACGTACCGCGCGATCTTCGTCGATGGCCTGCGCCACCTGCTCGACGCGCTCGATACCCGCAAGCTGGCACAGGTGCTGTTCGTCTCGTCCAGCGCCGTATACGGCGAGCACGACGGCGACTGGGTCGACGAGACCACCGCGACCGACCCGCCGGGATTCAACGGTGCGGTGCTGCTCGAAGCCGAGCAATGGCTGGCGCAGCAGCCGCTGCCGGCGACCGTGCTGCGGCTGGCCGGGTTGTACGGGCCGGGCCGGCTGCAGCTGATCGAGCGGCTGCGCACGGGGCAGGCGCGGGTGCCGCGCGAGACGCCGCACTGGGCCAACCGGATCCACGTCGACGATGCCGCCGCGGCGATCGTGCACCTGCTGGGCCTGAAGTCGCCGCAGCCGTTGTACCTCGGCGTGGACGACACGCCGATGCCGCTCGACGAACTGTATGACTTCCTCGCCGTGCTGATCGACGCGCCGCTGCCGGCCGAGGGCGCGGCGCCGACCGGCGTGGGCAGCAAGCGGCTGAGCAACGCCCGGCTGCGCGCCAGCGGCTGGGCACCGCAATGGCCGGATGCGCGCGAAGGCTACGCCATGCTGCTCGACGGCTGAACCATCCACCGAAGGAGAACCGCCATGGCCAACACCGTTCCGCATCACCAGGTCAGCACCGCCAACGAGATTCCCGGCTGCCGCATCGTGCGTTCGCTCGGCATCGTGCGCGGCATCACCGTGCGTTCGCGCAGCGTGGTCGGCAACCTCGGCGCGGCGCTGCAGACCATCGTCGGCGGCAACATCTCGATCTATACCGAGCTGTGCGAGAAGGCGCGCGAGGAGGCGTTCGAGTTGATGTTGCGGCACGCCGCCGCGATGGGCGCGAACGGCGTGGTGGCGATGCGCTACGACGCCAACGAGGTGGCCCAGGGCGTCACCGAGGTGCTGGCCTACGGCACGGCGGTGCAGGTGGAAGCGTCAACGTGAGGTGATTTTGCAGTGCGGCTTGCCCCCGCGGACGGCGGCGG encodes:
- the aroB gene encoding 3-dehydroquinate synthase, encoding MNDSTPQTITVALGQRSYPVWIGAGLLGDHARWRAMLRGRHALVVSNTTVAPLYLPRIEAGLDGLRWSSFLLDDGEMHKTFANVGRALEALGALGATRDACVIALGGGVVGDLAGFSAACWMRGIDFIQMPTTLLAMVDSSVGGKTGVNLPVGKNLAGAFHQPRAVIADIDTLATLPEREYRAGLAEVVKGAAIGDEPFFAWLERHAAALAARDPATVMEAIARKVTYKAGVVARDETEQGERALLNFGHTFGHALETAGHYTALLHGEGVAIGMRLAARLSERLGMSDAAATARLQRLLESLGLPVAIPPGVDPPQLLALMRLDKKNTAGALRLILWRGIGRAEIVGGVHEADVLAVLQDAG
- a CDS encoding shikimate kinase, with the protein product MNPSSNLFLIGPTGAGKTSIGRRLAAHYGLSFVDLDQEIERHCGVDVNRVFEIEGEAGFRQRESALLDECSRRAGVLLATGAGVVLTAPNRQLLRERGYVVWLQTTIEQQLERLERDHRRPLLAVPDRRERLQAMAQVREPLYRELADLAVPGEHGSVATAGERCIALIDHHWQRRGAAPRQTA
- a CDS encoding SDR family oxidoreductase; translated protein: MSERVLLAGCGDLGERVAQRLRARGDEVWALRRRPPARGGHGIHWLRGDLADPASLHGLPAGITRLVYLPAPTTRDKATYRAIFVDGLRHLLDALDTRKLAQVLFVSSSAVYGEHDGDWVDETTATDPPGFNGAVLLEAEQWLAQQPLPATVLRLAGLYGPGRLQLIERLRTGQARVPRETPHWANRIHVDDAAAAIVHLLGLKSPQPLYLGVDDTPMPLDELYDFLAVLIDAPLPAEGAAPTGVGSKRLSNARLRASGWAPQWPDAREGYAMLLDG
- a CDS encoding YbjQ family protein; protein product: MANTVPHHQVSTANEIPGCRIVRSLGIVRGITVRSRSVVGNLGAALQTIVGGNISIYTELCEKAREEAFELMLRHAAAMGANGVVAMRYDANEVAQGVTEVLAYGTAVQVEAST